The proteins below are encoded in one region of Calliopsis andreniformis isolate RMS-2024a unplaced genomic scaffold, iyCalAndr_principal scaffold0048, whole genome shotgun sequence:
- the LOC143187555 gene encoding uncharacterized protein LOC143187555 — translation MVLFIERGIRGGLSQCSGRYAQANNKYMSSYDPLKSSSYLMYFDINNLFGWAMCQPLPYAGFQWIDSVENFDVSSIAIDSSIGYILEVDIEYPQHLHDNHADLPFCPTRTKHPGKKQDKLLATLYDKERYVIHYRNLQQCIHHGLRITKIHRILQFNQSPCIW, via the exons ATGGTTTTGTTTATCGAGCGGGGTATACGTGGTGGCTTGAGTCAATGTTCTGGGAGATATGCGCAAGCCAATAATAAGTATATGTCATCCTATGATCCATTGAAATCATCATCGTATCTCATGTACTTTGATATAAACAACTTATTTGGATGGGCAATGTGTCAACCATTACCATATGCAGGATTTCAATGGATCGATagtgttgaaaattttgatgtatcttcaattgcaattgattcatcgataggttatattcttgaagttgatatagaatatccacaacatcTACATGATAATCATGCTGATCTACCGTTTTGTCCAACACGTACCAAACACCCTGGTAAAAAACAGGATAAGTTATTGGCTACATTATACGATAAGGAGCGTTACGTTATACATTATCGCAACttacaacagtgtattcatcatGGTCTCCGCATTACAAAGATACACCGCATTCTCCAATTTAATCAATCACCATG tatttggtaa
- the LOC143187532 gene encoding uncharacterized protein LOC143187532 has protein sequence MENVRNHVDVKLLTKWDGRFGVEAMISKPNFHSRSIFSENLIAIELRKLMVKFNKPIYVGMAILDISKTCLYKFHYDYMYPLHQRNCKIMYTDTDSLIYYIQCEDVYEMMKRDIHRFDTSDYPIDNVYGIPLVNKKVPGLMKDENSGSIMTDFIGLRAKMHALKVFGKKDVKKLKGVKNNVVAKMINFDDYKHCLRNAFEITRCQSCIRSKLHKVYTITELKIALSPYDDKRYIIADSNDTLPWGHYKITL, from the coding sequence atggaaaatgttCGAAATCATGTTGATGTAAAACTTCTGACAAAATGGGATGGAAGATTTGGTGTAGAGGCAATGATCTCAAAACCTAACTTTCATAGCAGAAGtattttttcagaaaatttaattgcaaTTGAATTGCGTAAACTTATGGTTAAATTCAACAAACCAATTTACGTTGGTATGGCCATTCTAGACATATCAAAAACATGTTTGTACAAATTCCACTACGATTATATGTATCCATTACACCAACGAAAttgtaaaattatgtatactgacacagacagtttaatttattatattcaatgTGAAGATGTTTATGAGATGATGAAACGTGATATCCATAGATTCGACACCAGCGATTATCCAATAGACAATGTATATGGTATACCGCTAGTCAATAAGAAAGTGCCTGGTTTGATGAAAGATGAAAACAGTGGTTCAATAATGACTGATTTCATTGGACTTAGAGCAAAGATGCATGCGTTGAAAGTGTTTGGTAAAAAAGATGTGAAAAAGTTGAAAGGTGTTAAAAACAATGTTGTAGCGAAAATGATAAATTTCGATGATTACAAGCATTGTTTACGTAATGCATTTGAAATAACTCGTTGTCAGTCATGCATAAGGTCTAAATTGCATAAGGTATATACTATAacagaattgaaaattgctctCAGTCCATATGATGATAAGCGATATATTATAGCTGATTCAAATGATACACTACCTTGGGGGCATTATAAAATAACATTGTAA